From Gammaproteobacteria bacterium:
CCATTGGATTATCGTTCCTGTGCTCAACCCTGACGGCCTCCTAAGAGACAGATCGCAACGGATAAACGCGAATGGGGTCGATCTAAACCGTAACTTTCCCATGCCGGACTGGGAAGAAGAAGTGATCGGTTATTGGATGGAGCATACGAATCGCCATCCGCAACGCTTTCCAGGTACCGGACCGCTGAGTGAGCCTGAGACTCGCTGGTTAGTGAATGAAATCGAGCAGTTCCGCCCCGATGTGATCGTCTCCGTCAAAGCGCCGCTTAGTAGCGAAGACTATGATCTACAACCAGGGGACCCTTACAAATTGGGAAATTTATATTTTAATCTGTTCGGTACCTATCCCGGATCGCTTGGAAACTATGCCGGTGTGCAAAATCAGATTGAAGTCGTCACAGTCGAGTTGCCCTATGCCGAGACCATGCCGAGCGCGTCGGAGATAAATAGTATGTGGATAGACCTCGTGAGATGGCTCCGTCGTCATAGTTCGAGCGCGCCCCTCACAGCAGAACAGACGCAGGACACTGACCCCTTACAGTAAAAAAGCGGCGCGATCATCAACCAATCTCGCCCGCATAGCCAATCACGGAGTTTGGATGTGCTAGAGGGCAAGCATTGGAGCCCCGAGAGGGAGTCGAACCCCCAACTGATGATTACAAATCATCGGTTATACCATTTAACTATCGGGGCACAAAGAACGATGACATCTGTGGATTTATGAACGCGATAGTCAACAGCCAACAAATTCATTTTATGGATTCGGAGATGCCATGGCAATTCCCTGGCAGCGGACCGGCGGCGAGCTTAACGTCGATACAAACTCTTCAAACATTGCGTCCGTCAAATTCTCATTCTGCATAAATCTCACGTCGACCCAATAAACTGGCGTCGCATTATAATACGGCACCACAATAGGCTTATATCCTTTGCTTTCCAGTTCCCCGAGCCTCCTATTAACGGAAGCCTGCGAAGAAAAAAGACCTAATGAAATAGCGTTTCTCAAATCGCCCTTGTTGACTAACATATAATCTTGAATATTCTGCTTCTGCAGTTCTGCGATGGTTTTCTCCGCAACCGCCCGGGACTTCATGGGTTCAAGGTATATCCAGAACAGCTTGTGGCCGGTGTCATCTGCAACGCGTCGGCGTGTAAAGGATCGTCGCTCCCGGAACCAGTCATCCACCCCGATTGCATCGCGTTCATCATCAAAAGGACCGATTGAATAACAGACTTCAACAGGAGCTACAGACTCTGTTACAGCCGCAGGCGACGCGGCAGCGTTATCAGCAGTAAGCGAATCTGTTTCGGGTGTGTCGCCCAGCGTTCTGTCCGAAGCGGACTCAGCCGCTTGTGCAAGCGGCTCAGGCATCGGCACCGATGGCGTTTGCCCATGGCGCTGATCCGCCTGAGCTATCGCCGACACAGCACGAACCTCAGGGAGTGTGTCGAATTCGCTCAATAAATGCAGCCGCTCCACATCTGGGGGGATAGGGTCGGACTGCATCGCTTGACGCACGTCCGCTTTGACCTGCTGGTCAAATGCCCAGGCAAAATAAGCGACGTTCAACACCAATATTGATACGCACAACCACTTCATTGGTCGCTATTTGCAATCACCGCCAATCCGTTAAGAACAAGGTCTCTATCATAGATGAATGTGTTCCCCAACAATGGCAACAGGGCTTCAGCAGAGCCACCGGTTATGATACATCTCAGGCCCGTCCCAAGGTCGCTGGCCAAATCGGCGACAATGCGATTAATAAATGCGACCACCGCATAATAGCAGCCAGATGCGATGCCGTCGTGGGTATCACGAGCCAAGCGTGAGATACTTCCTTTCATCTTTCCTGAGATTCCGTGAGTACGTTCAGTTAAAGCCAACTGCATCATCGTCAGGCCCGGAATGATGAGCCCACCCAGATGCTCACCACGGCCAGACAGCGCATCGATGGTAATCGCGGTGCCACAGTCAATAATACAGGTTGGCGCTTTGAATCTATGCCA
This genomic window contains:
- a CDS encoding M14 family zinc carboxypeptidase translates to MITKRRFVWTFALGFMIIAGPPAKAEGEPTIDMVCQWIANKLASVGLNECLNQELIESQSRSVEDIPILYKEYPPLPRREPLARVMLFGGIHGDEYASVSIIFKWMNILNEHHSGMFHWIIVPVLNPDGLLRDRSQRINANGVDLNRNFPMPDWEEEVIGYWMEHTNRHPQRFPGTGPLSEPETRWLVNEIEQFRPDVIVSVKAPLSSEDYDLQPGDPYKLGNLYFNLFGTYPGSLGNYAGVQNQIEVVTVELPYAETMPSASEINSMWIDLVRWLRRHSSSAPLTAEQTQDTDPLQ
- a CDS encoding SPOR domain-containing protein, translated to MKWLCVSILVLNVAYFAWAFDQQVKADVRQAMQSDPIPPDVERLHLLSEFDTLPEVRAVSAIAQADQRHGQTPSVPMPEPLAQAAESASDRTLGDTPETDSLTADNAAASPAAVTESVAPVEVCYSIGPFDDERDAIGVDDWFRERRSFTRRRVADDTGHKLFWIYLEPMKSRAVAEKTIAELQKQNIQDYMLVNKGDLRNAISLGLFSSQASVNRRLGELESKGYKPIVVPYYNATPVYWVDVRFMQNENLTDAMFEEFVSTLSSPPVRCQGIAMASPNP
- a CDS encoding type III pantothenate kinase, which encodes MIFLVDIGNTRIKWGNLIRDKVASSGIASYDVLDLSKLLDEHWHALSPPSRIMVSNVAGAQVANVLSTWTAKIWQIEPEFVAVQSKSFGVTNGYREHQRLGVDRWVALIGAWHRFKAPTCIIDCGTAITIDALSGRGEHLGGLIIPGLTMMQLALTERTHGISGKMKGSISRLARDTHDGIASGCYYAVVAFINRIVADLASDLGTGLRCIITGGSAEALLPLLGNTFIYDRDLVLNGLAVIANSDQ